A genomic window from Streptomyces sp. NBC_01429 includes:
- a CDS encoding DUF6879 family protein, whose amino-acid sequence MPDPNTPALTAELGERLVSKDYKRDFRERQALIRDGASWKLERRQYFEERNDPSRDALTRGDWQEVLRLFAADRDIVRAMAREDRSRGHTFHRVRIVEYPITPYVQWELHWLKQNAELGASRVRIVTADQVADAEKNQQLPEIVILDGRTLYRVLYTDNGQPMGSIRFTDPLRVHPWERYITSLYEAGEDIASYFAREIAPLPAPPPVPSPFPSPVPQPE is encoded by the coding sequence ATGCCTGATCCGAACACACCGGCGCTCACCGCGGAGTTGGGTGAGCGTCTCGTCAGCAAGGACTACAAGCGTGACTTCCGGGAACGTCAAGCCCTGATCCGCGACGGTGCCTCGTGGAAGCTGGAGCGCCGGCAGTATTTCGAGGAGCGGAACGACCCCAGCAGGGACGCTCTCACTCGTGGCGACTGGCAAGAGGTGCTCCGTCTCTTCGCCGCGGACCGGGACATCGTGCGGGCCATGGCGCGAGAAGACCGGAGCCGGGGTCACACCTTTCACCGGGTGCGCATCGTCGAATACCCCATCACTCCATACGTGCAATGGGAACTGCACTGGCTGAAACAGAATGCCGAACTGGGCGCGAGCCGCGTACGCATCGTCACCGCGGACCAAGTGGCGGACGCCGAAAAGAATCAGCAGCTCCCGGAAATCGTGATCCTGGACGGCCGGACCCTTTACCGCGTCCTGTACACGGACAACGGACAGCCGATGGGATCGATCCGCTTCACCGATCCGCTGCGGGTTCACCCCTGGGAGCGGTACATCACGTCGCTCTACGAGGCCGGCGAGGACATCGCCTCGTACTTCGCCCGTGAAATCGCACCTCTGCCCGCCCCGCCACCCGTTCCTTCCCCCTTCCCCTCCCCCGTCCCGCAGCCGGAGTGA